In Tiliqua scincoides isolate rTilSci1 unplaced genomic scaffold, rTilSci1.hap2 HAP2_SCAFFOLD_147, whole genome shotgun sequence, one DNA window encodes the following:
- the BOLA1 gene encoding bolA-like protein 1 — MLPSGLRWLRRTLHWPSLTAAYSVLGSHAMEKPVESSIRTKLQDALEPLHLEIINDSHMHAVPQGSETHFRVVVASRRFEGMPLIHRHRLVNDILQEELAGPVHALSIQAKTPQQWEKNPHVVESPKCLGGSKHDPHKAGKEGLM; from the coding sequence ATGCTGCCCTCCGGCTTGCGGTGGCTCCGTCGTACACTCCATTGGCCTTCCCTGACCGCAGCCTACTCGGTGCTGGGCAGCCACGCCATGGAGAAGCCGGTGGAGTCGTCCATCCGGACCAAGCTGCAGGACGCGCTGGAGCCGTTGCACCTGGAGATCATCAACGACAGCCACATGCACGCCGTCCCCCAGGGTTCCGAGACCCACTTCCGGGTGGTGGTGGCCAGCCGGCGCTTCGAGGGCATGCCTCTCATTCACCGTCACCGGCTGGTGAACGACATCCTGCAGGAGGAGCTGGCCGGGCCCGTCCACGCACTCTCCATCCAGGCCAAGACCCCGCAGCAGTGGGAGAAGAATCCCCATGTGGTCGAGAGCCCCAAGTGCCTGGGGGGATCCAAACACGACccccacaaggcagggaaggagggactCATGTGA